A single region of the Biomaibacter acetigenes genome encodes:
- a CDS encoding NAD(P)-binding protein: protein MCCAVNPAVCREKAYEIKPAIEKKNVVVIGGGIGGMEAARVSALRGHNVSLYEKSGELGGEFYSGSSTRLQRE, encoded by the coding sequence ATGTGCTGTGCAGTAAATCCTGCTGTGTGCCGTGAAAAAGCATATGAAATAAAACCTGCAATAGAAAAGAAAAATGTAGTTGTAATCGGCGGCGGTATAGGGGGCATGGAGGCAGCTCGTGTGAGTGCGCTGCGCGGACATAATGTTAGCCTGTACGAAAAAAGCGGGGAACTTGGTGGAGAGTTTTATAGCGGCAGCAGCACCAGACTTCAAAGAGAGTGA
- a CDS encoding TetR/AcrR family transcriptional regulator gives MNMNEATTSERIIDCALELFKQKGFDNVTVNDICDAANITKGTFYYHFKSKDDLLGKFYTKVYDLNKQSISRLLSTTNFWEQVWIIVGDYVDYTIQYGHGILKQVFKANLNENRGTFSL, from the coding sequence ATGAATATGAATGAAGCTACAACATCCGAAAGGATTATCGACTGCGCCCTTGAACTATTCAAGCAGAAGGGCTTCGATAATGTAACCGTAAACGATATTTGCGATGCAGCAAACATAACAAAGGGGACCTTTTATTATCATTTTAAATCAAAAGATGATTTGCTGGGAAAATTCTACACAAAGGTATATGATTTAAACAAGCAGAGCATTTCACGCCTGCTGTCTACAACCAATTTCTGGGAGCAAGTATGGATCATAGTAGGCGACTATGTGGATTATACTATCCAATACGGTCATGGAATCTTAAAGCAGGTGTTCAAGGCAAATTTAAATGAAAACAGAGGGACTTTTTCTTTATAA
- a CDS encoding ATP-binding protein, with amino-acid sequence MQIFLEEKENLILYGNVGIGKTHLAIAIGVEACKKGYNVKFFRTAALVNRLVEARKGGELSGVLKWPSKLDF; translated from the coding sequence TTGCAAATATTTCTCGAAGAAAAGGAAAACCTGATCCTTTACGGCAACGTGGGAATCGGCAAAACCCATCTTGCCATAGCAATCGGGGTTGAGGCCTGCAAAAAAGGCTACAACGTAAAGTTTTTCCGTACTGCAGCACTGGTAAACCGGCTGGTAGAAGCCAGGAAAGGAGGTGAACTTTCTGGGGTACTGAAATGGCCCTCCAAACTGGATTTTTAA